In the genome of Pseudanabaena mucicola str. Chao 1806, the window CTTAATCACACAACGAGGCTGTGATGGCTTCGACTCATCCTGTGCCAAGAAAGTCTTACCAAATCCCCCCTGTCCGATTACCTTCAAAGCGCGATAACGGTCTTGAATTTGTAACTTTGCACCACATTGTGTGCAGAATTTGGCGGTTAAGGAATTTACGCGATCGCAATCAAGACAGAGACAGTTACTCATGCTAGGCAAATCTTAGAAAATTTAGCTTTGATGATCTATTTATAGCCTAATGTGAGTAAATCCTATTAATACGATGATTTTATACGTGATGTTGGGCGATCGCACCGTAGATGCAGTGATAGGCAATAATGCATTTACCAAAACAAAAAGCACAGCCCTAGGGCTGTGCTTTTTGTTTTTTCTGTTTTTTATTTGTTTGCTTGACCTTCTTCACGGCTGGCTGTTTGGATATACAGGGTCAGCAAGAAGACGGTAGGTACGAATACTGCTAGGACAGTAGCTAGAAGACCAAGAAAATTAGTTTCCATAAATTTGAGTTTGAGGGCTGATTTTAAATATTTTAATGACTATTAATATATTAGGCTCAAAGATTACTTACTGTTGCCAAAACAATTATAGAAGTTCTAGGGAGAAAATAGAGATAGTCCGAAGTGCTATCTCTATTTTCGGAGATCTACGCTTCCCAGAGCTTGCTGATATTTTTTTCGAGACGCTCCTCAGCTTCGGCAAAGACCTGTGCAGAGTTATCAAGCATCTCGCCTGCATGTAGTTCGAGCAGCTTGGTGGACAGGGCAATGCGATCGCGAGATTCATCAATATCGACAATTACCGCCTTGATGATGTCATTGATCTGAAAGACGCGGGTAGGATCGCTGACGGGCTTTTGGCTCATTTCCTTGACATGCAGCAAGCCAGATACACCAGCAAACTCCACAAATGCGCCAAAAGGACGAATATTGCTTACCTTGCCACTAATCAGTTGTCCTTTCGCAAGTTGACCGATCGCAGCAAGTTTAGCCGCTTGACGGTTTGATAGTACTAGCTTTTTACGAGTTTCATCAGCATCTAGCACCATTACAGGAATTTTTTTGCCAACGAGTTTCGCCAGATCCGTAGCATCAGTGAGGTGCGATCGCGGCACAAAACCACGCAAGCCAACGGCATCGACAATCACACCACCGCTATTAGTACCAATCACCTTAGTCTCGAATACCTTCGACTCGGTTTGGTAATCCTTCAGAGTTTGCCAAGCTTGCTTGAATAATAGGCGGCGCACCGACAGCTTCACTTCACCATCAGCATTCTGGCTACTAATAATCAGAAACTCATACTCATTGCCGATGGGGAAAGCATCACCAGAACGTGAAGAACCACTCAGGGTTGCTTCTTCGATGGGAAGAAAACCTAAAGATTTAGCGCCAATATCGACATAAATGCCACTACTTTCAACTGAGATCACCTTGCCCTTCACGACTTGCCCCACAGCAAACTCGTAGTTATGCTCGGCGAGGGCATTGGCAAAATCATCGGCAGAAAAGGGCTGAATATTTTTTGTGGCGTTCATGGATAGAGATAAATAAGCTAAATATGATAAAGATGCGAAGCGTTACTTGCGTGTATTTTAATGCAATTGTCTCACAGTGATAAATATTAAAGTAAGGTCAACGCAAAGCAGTGACCTTACTTTATATTGGGAATGCACTAGACTAGTAGTTAAATAAAGTCAACCGATACCGCATCGACGGGGTTATAAGGAGCAACAGGGCGTGATGTCTTCTGCAAAACAATTCTTTAGGTCAAACTTGTGGCGGCACGTCAAAACGACGGTCGTGAGTTTCGCGATCTTGCAAAGTGTGGCGATCGCTGTGCCCACCTCTGCACGAGCGGATGGCGAAACAGCAACGACAATTGGCTATACCGAGTTACTTTCTAATGTCAAAGAAAATCGAGTCCAAAAGATTGATATCGAAAGTAACGGCTTAGCCGCAGAAGCTGTTTTAAAGGATGGGCGCAAAGTACGAGTTGATTTGATCGCTCGTGATGGCAATACCGAATTAATGAAGGCTTTGCGTGAGAATAATGTTGATATTGCGGTCAGAGCGCCTCAACAGCCGACATTACTATGGCAGCTAGCGAGTACATTTTTTGTGCCATTGCTATTGATTTTTATCTTGCTAATGGTGCTTCGTCGTCTTAGCAATGCCCCCGGTGGTCCTGGACAGACTTTAAGTTTTGGCAAAACAAAGGCGCGATTCTCTCCTGAAGCAAAAACGGGGATTTTGTTTGAAGATGTTGCAGGGATTGATACTGCTAAAGAAGAATTACAGGAAGTTGTTACATTTCTTAAACAGCCCGATCGCTTTACGGCGGTGGGCGCAAAAATTCCTAAGGGTGTATTGCTGATTGGTCCCCCTGGAACTGGTAAGACACTTTTGGCTAAGGCGATCGCAGGGGAAGCTGGTGTACCATTTTTCTCGCTATCGGGTTCTGAATTTGTGGAAATGTTTGTCGGTGTTGGTGCATCCCGCGTTCGTGATTTATTCCAAAAAGCAAAAGACAATGCCCCTTGTATCATTTTTATTGATGAAATTGATGCGGTGGGTCGTCAGCGTGGGGCTGGTATCGGCGGCGGCAATGATGAGCGTGAACAAACCCTCAACCAAATGCTCACGGAAATGGACGGTTTCCAAGGCAACACAGGCGTAATCGTCGTGGCTGCAACCAATCGTCCTGATGTCTTAGATAGCGCATTACTGCGTCCTGGCAGATTTGATCGCCAAATCATGGTGGACTATCCCGACTACAAGGGTCGTCAAGAAATCCTCAAAGTCCATGCGCGTAATAAAAAGCTAGATGAAAATGTTTCCATTGAGTCGATCGCTCGTTTAACCCCTGGATTTGCAGGCGCAGATTTGGCAAACTTGCTCAACGAAGCGGCAATTCTGGCAGCCCGTCGTTATAAAGAGGCTATCAGTGAATTGGAAATTGCCGATGCGATTGATCGGATTACCATTGGTCTGAGTATGAAACCAATGCTTGATAGTTCTAAGAAGCGCCTAGTTGCCTATCATGAAGTTGGTCATGCCTTAGTGATGACGCTACTCAAGAATGCGTCACTCCTTGACAAAATTACGATTGTGCCACGTTCGGGAGGAATCGGTGGCTTTGCGAAGGGTGTCCCTGATGAGGAATATGGTCTCGAATCGCGATCGCAAATTATTGACACGATCACCATGATGCTGGGTGGGCGTGCTGCTGAAGAAGTGGTCTTTGGTGATGCTGAAATTACCACAGGGGCATCGGGCGATTTCCAACAGGTTGCCCGACTAGCAAGGCTGATGGTCACTCAATTTGGGATGTCAGAGCTAGGTTTAGGGGCTCTCGAATCGGAAAGTGGCGAAGTTTTCCTAGGACGTAACTTCATGCCCCAAAGTGATTACTCAGTGAAGTTAGGCGATCGCATAGATCGGCAAGTTCGCCAAATTGCCCAAACTTGCTACAACACCGCCAAGAAAATCATTGAGGAAAATCGTGATCTGTGCGATCGCCTAGTCGATATTCTCCTTGATGAGGAAACCCTTGACGGTGAAGAATTCCGTAAGATTGTTGCGGAATACACCGAGCTACCCGAAAAGAAAACCGCTTTGGTAAAGTTTAACTAGCAAAAACAACTGATTATCTATAAAAATATAGAGGAGTCACATCGTGGCTCCTCTATATTTTTGGGATTTATCATGACAACGATCGCTTATCTTGGTCCCGCAGGTACATATACAGAAATGGCAGCCTTGCGGTATTTGCAACTTAAATATCCTGACCTAGATCATGATCCTTCCAGAATGTGCCCATATCCCACCATTTCCCAAGCAATTAAGGCTGCCGAGAATGGAGATGTAGAAATTGCGGTCGTGCCCATCGAAAACTCGATCCAAGGCGGCGTGACTATGACCCTCGATAGTCTCTGGCAATCGGAAGCTTTACAAATCCAGCAGGCGATTGTGTTGCCGATCTCCCATGCCTTGATTACCCGTGCAGAAAAACTCGCAGATATTAAAACTGTCTATTCTCATCCCCAAGGCTTAGCGCAGTGCCAACAATGGCTTGATCAATATTTACCAACAGTGCAGCAGATTGCCACAGACTCCACTACCGAAGGTTTACATACTGTTGCCGAAGATGTCACAGCCGCAGCGATCGCTTCGGAACGCGCCGCCGAAATTTACAGCTTACCGATTTTAGAATTCCCGATTAACGATCAGCTCGATAATTTCACGCGCTTTCTGGTGCTGGGGCGCACTGCCACTACGACACAAGGTACACATTCTTCTTTAGCCTTTAGCCTGAAGCGCAATATGCCTGGAGCATTGGTCAAACCTTTACTAGTATTTGCTGATCGCCATATTAACTTAAGCCGTATTGAGTCTCGACCAACTAAGCGATCGCTCGGTGAATATATATTCTTCATCGATATCGAAGCACCGATCGAAGATCCCAATTTCCATGAAGCATTACAAGAACTTCAATCAGTCACCGAAAATCTCAAAATCTTAGGTAGCTATGAAGTTTGCTAAAAAATAGGCGATGCTTCGCGTCGCCTATTTTTTAGCAGGAGATAATGTTTTGATTTTGCTGGCGACGACTTGCTACTAGATTGAGAGACTGCCAAAAGCAACGTATTTGCTTATTCACTGCTTGCCATTGCGTGTAATGAAAAAAGTGTTTACCCTGCTCACATAACCAAAGGCGATCGCTATCTTTGAGATATGAGCGCCACTTTTGGTAGGAGTTAGTACCACCATTACCGATCACATAATCATCCATCGCGCCACATACCAAAATTGGCACGGGGATCGCAGTTGGCATGATATGAGATGCTGCTGGTGAGAAAGAATGGGGAATTAAAGAGCTATCTAGATCCTGCTTGAGCAAATCGGCTAACCAATGCAGCATTTCTAAATCCCGATACCCAAATAAATAAAAAGCTGTCCGCATCAGCATAGTTTCACGGCTACAACTCATTAACTGGCGTTGCTTATAATAGTGACTATGCCAACTGGTTGTTAAATTTATGCCCACCGATAGCAAAGTTAGTGATCGCACATGGTCAGGATATTGTCGCGTATATAACCAACCAATCAACCCCGCAATCCCATGTCCCACTAGATGCACAGCACCTTGGCAACATTGTAAGTACTCGTGCAATGAAGCGATCGCTAGGTTTACATCAACTGGCTCATCAGGATCTTGGCAATATTCCCATTGCGCGATCGCATATTGTTTCGATAGCGATCGGAGTAGTGGTAAATCAAACCGACGTAAAGCTTGACTGGTACAAATACTGACAACTTGGGGAGAGGTAGATTGTCTAAAGGTCATATTATTGAAAATTAATATTATTAAAATCTTAAATAAGGACTCATCGTCGAGATTACCGAATTAACAATTTCAACGCGATAAAAAAGACTGGGTGACAAAGGCTCCTTTACTTTTGCCACCTCAGCAAAACGCATTTGAACTATGAATAATGAAACGGTGCTGAGTCAAACTTCCGCATCAAGACTTCACTAATGACACCTTAACTTTATTGCACATAATTGTCAATAGTTGGCTATTGTTTTCGATGTTCGTTGTACGTCGAAAATAGCTCACTTTCAAAATTGAGGTCTCTATTTTCGAGAATTAGCAAGGCGCTTATTTCGCATCAACACATTTGTCCCCTCATTCGTTTGCTCAATCACTAGTAGTGGTGTGGGCTTAGCGTTTTGATCCCAACTAATGAACGCTAACCTGCCTTGAATCGTTGCTAATTCCGATTTCCATCTGAAGCTGAGACAAAATTTTCTAAGCCAGCTTCCAACTCCTTGAGAATACTGTGCGAACCATGGGTAGGAATTTTCGATAGCTTGACATGGATGCGAAAGAGAACACGGAGCTGCGAATCATCATGGTGTTCTGGTTGATAGGACACATCAAAAAACACATCGACCTTACGCACCTGTCCACTATCTGCTGCTGTTGGCATCAAAGCAGGGGCAACCTTTTGTCGAAGATTTACTTTAATCTGTGCCAAGATCACATCACAAAAATGTGGCTCCTCCATCCTCATGCTGAGGTAATCCAAATTAAATTCGCGAGAATGAATTAAATCGGGATTACGCTCATGCTCATTAATAGTGTGTAGCGCTAGTTTGAGCTTCTTGGCAAGTTCATGACTTTTGACCTTCTCGATCTTCAGTTGTTTCTCTGTCTTGTGCAATTTCCAATAATAGTAAGCTGTTGCACTGATCGCCCCCCCCATAGTAATACCAACAATAGGCTAACACCGCCTGCGTTTTGGAGTGGTAGGGTTGATTGGTTGATTGATCCCAGAAAACCTTCGCGATCGCTAGTTTTCACTGTTGTTAGAACTTTTGAGGCGTACAACATAACAATGTCTCAACAGCGTAAATAAAGTTTAGTTTAAGATGTCCTTACAGATATTTTGCTAGCCCCCCTAAGACTATTCCCATAGTTCATTTAGAAATTAATCTTAACTATAGCAATGTAAGTTTTGTTTAGGACATAAAACCTAAGAAGATGAGTTGCGGCGCGAAGCGCCGCAACTCATCTTCTTAGGTTTTGGTTTGTACAGATAAACTTTCAAAAACTTTACTTGGGAAGGTTTGTGAAAGTTTATCTGGTCTTTTAAACAGAGCAAAGTGCCACTTTTAGCAACTCGTTTTAATCTCCATTCAATTGCAAAATTGCCATAAATGCGGCTTGTGGCACTTCCACCGTACCAATTGACTTCATGCGCTTTTTACCTTTCTTTTGCTTCTCCAATAGTTTCTTCTTACGGGAAATGTCGCCGCCATAGCACTTGCTAAGCACATTTTTTCGCAATGCCGAAATATTTTCCCGCGCAAGAATCTTAGAACCGATCGCAGCTTGAATCGGAATTTGGAATTGTTGTTTTGGGATCAATTCCCGTAGTTTGGAAACTAATGCCTTACCAACAGGATAAGCCTTTTCACGATGAACAATACAGGCTAAGGCATCGACAGGTTCTTCATTTACCAAGATATCAACGAGTACTAGATCGTTAGGACGATAGCCAATCACTTGATATTCCATGCTGGCATAACCCTTAGTCCGAGACTTCATTTGATCGAAGAAATCTGTCACCATTTCCGCTAGGGGCAATTCATAAATCAATGTAGCCCGTTCCGTGGTGATGTACTTGGTATCAACAAATACGCCACGTCTAGCCACACAGAGATCCATTAACGTTCCGATATAGGATTGCGGAGTCATGATCTCTAACTTGACATAAGGCTCCTCAATTGACTTGCGAGAATTCGGCGGCGGCAATTCGCTAGGATTGTCAATCATCAAGATTTCATCGTTGTTAGTCGTCACTCGATAAACTACTGATGGTGCAGTCACAATCAGGTCAAGGTTATACTCACGTTCCAAGCGCTCCTGCACAATCTCCATATGCAGCATTCCCAAAAAACCGCAACGGAAGCCGAAGCCCATTGCGTTAGAGGTCTCTGGCTCATAATTCAAAGCGGCATCATTGAGTTTCAGTTTAGTAAGCGCTTCACGCAATTCTTCAAACTGATCGGCATCGGTGGGGAACATACCGCAAAATACCATGGGCTTAGCTTCTTCATAGCCAGGGAAAGGCTCATGTGCAGGGTTGATCGCTGAAGTAATCGTGTCGCCAACACGTGCATGGGCAACTGTTTTGATCGCTGCTGCCAAATAGCCCACTTCCCCTGCGTGCAGTTCATCGACTTGAATTTGACTGGGGGCTAATACGCCCAACTCATCAATTACATATTCCTGCCCCGAAGCCATGAACTTAATGCGATCCCCCTTTTTGACCGTGCCATCCATAACACGAAAATAGACAATTACACCTCGATAGGCATCGTAATAACTGTCAAAAATCAACGCCCGTAAAGGCTGATCAAGCGTATCCTCTGGTGCTGGCACTTTAGAGACAATGGCTTCTAATATTTCGCGAATACCGATCCCCTGTTTTGCCGAAGCATGAATTGCGTCAGTGCAATCTAAACCGATTAATTCTTCAATCTCATGGGAAATCCGATCAGGATCTGCTCCTGGTAGATCAATTTTGTTAAGAACTGGTACGATTTCCAGATCGTTTTCTAGCGCTAAGTACACATTTGCTAGGGTTTGGGCTTCCACACCTTGTGAGGCATCTACTACTAGCAAAGCCCCTTCACAAGCCGCTAAGCTGCGTGATACTTCATAGGAAAAGTCCACATGTCCGGGGGTATCAATCAAATTAATCGTATATTCTTCACCGTTCAGAGCCTCATACCGCATCCTTGCTGCTTGCAACTTAATGGTGATCCCCCGTTCGCGCTCCAAATCCATATTGTCTAGAAATTGAGCTTTCATGTCTCGATCCGCGACCGTGCCTGTAAACTGCAACAAGCGATCGGCAAGGGTAGACTTACCATGATCGATATGGGCAATGATGGAAAAGTTACGAATTCGGGAAACAGGTACGTTGGTCATAGAGTCAAAACACTGCGGTTCAAAACACGGCGAAATTATCCGATCCTATCTTATCGCGGTTTTTAATTTGCCATAGGCAAATGACGCATTTCACTTTGGCTCAGCCCAAATTTAACCAAGCCTACGACATATCAAGCGCCTTGCCTTTAACAAGTGTTGTAAAGGTGAGATTCCACTTAAGGGCGTGCTATGAATTAGATTAACTATGGCTTTGGGTAAGTGGAGTCGAAGCCATTAAACTTGGTGGGGGCTTTCTTTATCGGCAGATCCCATACAGCCCGTTTAGCCTTTAAGTATTACAGAAGACTTTTTGAAAGAGTTGCATTGCAACTCTTTCAAAAAGTCTTCTGGGTTTTAGTCAGCCCAAAGCGCTGAATCTCAACCTAATTATCCCTGTTTACTTGAGCAATATAGCCATCAGAAAATCACTTTATAATTTTTTGCTTAGCGATCGAGGTACAGAGTTTGGAGATGCAAATCCATCCTTCAAAAGGGTGGTAAACACTATGAAGTAAAGTAGTGTAAACAATATAGCGTTTTTCAAGCAAGCGAGTTACATAGGTTTGCTTACCCTCCTTTGGCGGGTAAGCAAACCTGTACTTCACCAGACTGGTAAACGCTATATGCAACCAAGTTTTGAAATTTGGCTTATCCATAGGAATGTAAACATCCAAAATTAGTTTTGGTAAAAGTGCATCCTAATAAAGACTTTCCTCAAAACTAATTTGCATCATAAAAATTGCTGTAGAGTTAACGTACAAGTGCTAGTAAACTGAGTGAGATTTTGCCAAGGTTTGTGAGCTAAGTTATCTAACTTCTCATATTACTTAGGTCTCATGAGTAATAATAGCTATAGTAGTTTCATCTAAAAATTTGAAACATACTTGCTAGCCTGCTTAGCAGGAATAGCTAGGCGCTTCTAAGATTAACTATGGTCAATGTAATTCAGTCAATGTAATTCAACCTAGCAAAAGATAGGAAGCAACTTCTATGTAAATTCAATTCGTCGTGTACAACAGTTACGCAGGGCAGAATAAGCAATGAGTATAAGC includes:
- the pheA gene encoding prephenate dehydratase yields the protein MTTIAYLGPAGTYTEMAALRYLQLKYPDLDHDPSRMCPYPTISQAIKAAENGDVEIAVVPIENSIQGGVTMTLDSLWQSEALQIQQAIVLPISHALITRAEKLADIKTVYSHPQGLAQCQQWLDQYLPTVQQIATDSTTEGLHTVAEDVTAAAIASERAAEIYSLPILEFPINDQLDNFTRFLVLGRTATTTQGTHSSLAFSLKRNMPGALVKPLLVFADRHINLSRIESRPTKRSLGEYIFFIDIEAPIEDPNFHEALQELQSVTENLKILGSYEVC
- a CDS encoding S1 RNA-binding domain-containing protein, coding for MNATKNIQPFSADDFANALAEHNYEFAVGQVVKGKVISVESSGIYVDIGAKSLGFLPIEEATLSGSSRSGDAFPIGNEYEFLIISSQNADGEVKLSVRRLLFKQAWQTLKDYQTESKVFETKVIGTNSGGVIVDAVGLRGFVPRSHLTDATDLAKLVGKKIPVMVLDADETRKKLVLSNRQAAKLAAIGQLAKGQLISGKVSNIRPFGAFVEFAGVSGLLHVKEMSQKPVSDPTRVFQINDIIKAVIVDIDESRDRIALSTKLLELHAGEMLDNSAQVFAEAEERLEKNISKLWEA
- the psbM gene encoding photosystem II reaction center protein PsbM; this translates as METNFLGLLATVLAVFVPTVFLLTLYIQTASREEGQANK
- a CDS encoding alpha/beta fold hydrolase, with product MTFRQSTSPQVVSICTSQALRRFDLPLLRSLSKQYAIAQWEYCQDPDEPVDVNLAIASLHEYLQCCQGAVHLVGHGIAGLIGWLYTRQYPDHVRSLTLLSVGINLTTSWHSHYYKQRQLMSCSRETMLMRTAFYLFGYRDLEMLHWLADLLKQDLDSSLIPHSFSPAASHIMPTAIPVPILVCGAMDDYVIGNGGTNSYQKWRSYLKDSDRLWLCEQGKHFFHYTQWQAVNKQIRCFWQSLNLVASRRQQNQNIISC
- the lepA gene encoding translation elongation factor 4; this encodes MTNVPVSRIRNFSIIAHIDHGKSTLADRLLQFTGTVADRDMKAQFLDNMDLERERGITIKLQAARMRYEALNGEEYTINLIDTPGHVDFSYEVSRSLAACEGALLVVDASQGVEAQTLANVYLALENDLEIVPVLNKIDLPGADPDRISHEIEELIGLDCTDAIHASAKQGIGIREILEAIVSKVPAPEDTLDQPLRALIFDSYYDAYRGVIVYFRVMDGTVKKGDRIKFMASGQEYVIDELGVLAPSQIQVDELHAGEVGYLAAAIKTVAHARVGDTITSAINPAHEPFPGYEEAKPMVFCGMFPTDADQFEELREALTKLKLNDAALNYEPETSNAMGFGFRCGFLGMLHMEIVQERLEREYNLDLIVTAPSVVYRVTTNNDEILMIDNPSELPPPNSRKSIEEPYVKLEIMTPQSYIGTLMDLCVARRGVFVDTKYITTERATLIYELPLAEMVTDFFDQMKSRTKGYASMEYQVIGYRPNDLVLVDILVNEEPVDALACIVHREKAYPVGKALVSKLRELIPKQQFQIPIQAAIGSKILARENISALRKNVLSKCYGGDISRKKKLLEKQKKGKKRMKSIGTVEVPQAAFMAILQLNGD
- the ftsH gene encoding ATP-dependent zinc metalloprotease FtsH; amino-acid sequence: MSSAKQFFRSNLWRHVKTTVVSFAILQSVAIAVPTSARADGETATTIGYTELLSNVKENRVQKIDIESNGLAAEAVLKDGRKVRVDLIARDGNTELMKALRENNVDIAVRAPQQPTLLWQLASTFFVPLLLIFILLMVLRRLSNAPGGPGQTLSFGKTKARFSPEAKTGILFEDVAGIDTAKEELQEVVTFLKQPDRFTAVGAKIPKGVLLIGPPGTGKTLLAKAIAGEAGVPFFSLSGSEFVEMFVGVGASRVRDLFQKAKDNAPCIIFIDEIDAVGRQRGAGIGGGNDEREQTLNQMLTEMDGFQGNTGVIVVAATNRPDVLDSALLRPGRFDRQIMVDYPDYKGRQEILKVHARNKKLDENVSIESIARLTPGFAGADLANLLNEAAILAARRYKEAISELEIADAIDRITIGLSMKPMLDSSKKRLVAYHEVGHALVMTLLKNASLLDKITIVPRSGGIGGFAKGVPDEEYGLESRSQIIDTITMMLGGRAAEEVVFGDAEITTGASGDFQQVARLARLMVTQFGMSELGLGALESESGEVFLGRNFMPQSDYSVKLGDRIDRQVRQIAQTCYNTAKKIIEENRDLCDRLVDILLDEETLDGEEFRKIVAEYTELPEKKTALVKFN